Part of the Coriobacteriia bacterium genome, CATAGCGTGAGAGGTTCTGCGTCGCGTTCGCCACGAGGACGACATCGACCCCGAGCGGCCGCGCGACCGAGATCGCCTCGCGGGTGACGGGGCACGCGTCGGCGTCGATGAAGAGGCGGGTCGTACTGGTGGACATTCGGCCCTCCTTAGACGGCACGAGCATAGTCGCCTGCGAGCAGGGGGACAACGTGCGACTCTTGACAACGACTCAGACCATTGAGATAAATAACTCACTCGTCTGAGTTATTATTGCTGAGGAGAGTGTCCATGTACGAGCGGAAGACCAACGCCGTGCTTCTGGCCCGCCTAGGTGAACCGAGGCGATTCATCCAGGTAGTGCTCGGCCCGCGCCAAGTGGGCAAGACGACTTCCGTTAGGCAGGTCCTCGAGAAGCTGGAGATGCCATTCCACTACGCCACGGCCGACACGGCCACACTCCAATCGGGAGCATGGCTGGAGGAGCAGTGGGCAACGGCGCGGCGACTGCACGCGGACAGCGGTGGACCGGTCGTGCTCGCGATCGACGAGATCCAGAAGGTCGGCGATTGGTCGGCATGGGTCAAACGGTCATGGGACGAGGACTCTTTCGAGGGCCGGGACGTGCGCGTGGTGCTAACGGGCTCCTCGCCACTGCTCATGCAGCAGGGCTTGAGCGAGAGCCTTGCCGGGCGGTTCGAGACCATCCCTGTCTGGCACTGGACGTGGTCCGAGTGCCGTGACGCCTTCGGCTGGGACCTCGACACGTTCGTCTTCTTCGGCGGTTATCCAGGCGCGGCGACGCTGAAGGACGACATCGAGCGCTGGCGAGCGTACGTGCTCGACTCGATCGTCGAGACGACGGTCTCGCGCGACATCCTGCTCATGACCCGCATCGAGAAGCCGGCACTGCTCCGTCGCGTCTTCCATCTGGCGTGCGAGTACGCGGGGCGCGAGCTGACCTACGAGAAGATGGTCGGACAGCTCCAAGACGCGGGGAACACGACGACTGTCGCGCACTACCTCGACCTGCTCGACGCGGCCGGACTCGTGGTCGGCTTGCAGAAGTACTCCGGTGAGGCTGTCCGCCGCCGGCGTTCCACCCCCAAGCTC contains:
- a CDS encoding ATP-binding protein; translation: MYERKTNAVLLARLGEPRRFIQVVLGPRQVGKTTSVRQVLEKLEMPFHYATADTATLQSGAWLEEQWATARRLHADSGGPVVLAIDEIQKVGDWSAWVKRSWDEDSFEGRDVRVVLTGSSPLLMQQGLSESLAGRFETIPVWHWTWSECRDAFGWDLDTFVFFGGYPGAATLKDDIERWRAYVLDSIVETTVSRDILLMTRIEKPALLRRVFHLACEYAGRELTYEKMVGQLQDAGNTTTVAHYLDLLDAAGLVVGLQKYSGEAVRRRRSTPKLVAHDTALVSAVSGLTPGEARADGVVWGRLVEAAVGAHLLARARTKRSRLYYWREKRDGIDVEVDFVTVHDGHVTGIEVKSGETIGSLAGLHAFRETFGDAVDTVVAGTGGVPLEEFLAGELGT